In Pseudomonas deceptionensis, a single window of DNA contains:
- the acs gene encoding acetate--CoA ligase: MSAASLYPVRPEVAANTLTDEATYKAMYQQSVVNPDGFWREQAKRLDWIKPFTTVKQTSFDDHHVDIKWFADGTLNVSYNCLDRHLAERGDQVAIIWEGDDPSEQRNITYRELHEEVCKLANALRGQDVHRGDVVTIYMPMVPEAVVAMLACTRIGAIHSVVFGGFSPEALAGRIIDCKSKVVITADEGLRGGKRTPLKANVDVALTNPDTSSVQKIIVFKRTGGDIAWYKHRDIWYHDLMAVASKHCAPKEMGAEEALFILYTSGSTGKPKGVQHTTGGYLLYAALTHERVFDYRPGEVYWCTADVGWVTGHTYIVYGPLANGATTLLFEGVPNYPDITRVSKIVDKHKVNILYTAPTAIRAMMAEGQAAVKDADGSSLRLLGSVGEPINPEAWNWYYTTVGKERCPIVDTWWQTETGACMMSPLPGAHALKPGSAARPFFGVVPGLVDNLGNLIEGAAEGNLVILDSWPGQARTLYGDHDRFVDTYFKTFRGMYFTGDGARRDEDGYYWITGRVDDVLNVSGHRMGTAEIESAMVAHPKVAEAAVVGVPHDIKGQGIYVYVTLNGGEEPSEALRLELKNWVRKEIGPIASPDVIQWAPGLPKTRSGKIMRRILRKIATGEYDGLGDISTLADPGVVQHLIETHKSMQGA, from the coding sequence ATGAGTGCCGCTTCCCTGTATCCCGTACGCCCTGAAGTTGCAGCCAATACGCTGACCGATGAGGCGACCTACAAGGCGATGTACCAGCAGTCCGTCGTCAACCCCGATGGCTTCTGGCGCGAGCAAGCAAAGCGTCTCGACTGGATCAAGCCTTTCACCACCGTCAAGCAGACCTCCTTCGACGACCATCATGTCGACATCAAATGGTTCGCGGACGGCACTCTCAACGTTTCCTATAACTGCCTGGACCGCCACCTTGCCGAGCGCGGCGACCAGGTAGCAATTATCTGGGAAGGGGATGACCCTTCCGAGCAGCGCAACATTACCTACCGCGAACTGCACGAAGAAGTGTGCAAGCTGGCCAACGCCTTGCGCGGTCAGGATGTGCACCGTGGTGACGTCGTCACTATCTATATGCCGATGGTGCCTGAGGCCGTGGTTGCCATGCTGGCCTGTACCCGGATCGGCGCGATTCACTCGGTGGTGTTCGGCGGCTTCTCGCCTGAAGCGCTGGCCGGGCGGATCATCGACTGCAAATCCAAGGTGGTGATCACTGCCGACGAAGGCCTGCGTGGCGGCAAACGCACACCGCTCAAGGCCAATGTCGATGTGGCATTGACCAACCCTGACACCTCGAGCGTGCAGAAGATCATTGTGTTCAAGCGCACCGGTGGCGACATCGCCTGGTACAAGCACCGTGATATCTGGTACCACGACTTGATGGCCGTTGCTTCGAAGCACTGCGCTCCGAAAGAGATGGGCGCCGAAGAAGCGCTGTTCATCCTTTATACCTCTGGCTCAACCGGCAAGCCCAAGGGCGTTCAGCACACCACTGGCGGTTATCTGCTGTATGCGGCGCTGACCCACGAACGCGTGTTCGACTACCGTCCGGGCGAGGTTTACTGGTGCACGGCCGATGTGGGCTGGGTGACCGGTCACACCTATATTGTGTACGGGCCGCTGGCCAATGGCGCGACCACCTTGTTGTTTGAAGGCGTGCCGAACTATCCGGACATCACCCGGGTGTCGAAAATCGTCGACAAGCACAAGGTCAACATCCTCTACACCGCGCCTACCGCCATTCGCGCCATGATGGCCGAAGGTCAGGCCGCGGTTAAAGATGCCGATGGCTCCAGCTTGCGCTTGCTGGGTTCGGTGGGTGAGCCGATCAACCCCGAAGCCTGGAACTGGTACTACACAACGGTCGGCAAGGAACGTTGCCCTATCGTGGATACCTGGTGGCAGACCGAGACCGGTGCTTGCATGATGAGCCCGCTGCCGGGCGCGCACGCACTCAAGCCGGGCTCGGCTGCCCGCCCGTTTTTCGGCGTGGTGCCGGGGCTGGTGGATAATTTGGGCAATCTCATAGAGGGCGCTGCCGAAGGCAACCTGGTGATTCTCGATTCGTGGCCGGGGCAGGCGCGTACCTTGTATGGCGATCACGACCGGTTCGTCGACACCTACTTCAAGACTTTCCGTGGCATGTACTTCACCGGTGACGGCGCGCGTCGCGACGAAGACGGTTACTACTGGATCACCGGCCGTGTGGATGACGTGCTTAACGTGTCCGGCCATCGTATGGGTACGGCTGAAATTGAAAGTGCGATGGTTGCGCATCCTAAAGTCGCTGAAGCGGCAGTGGTTGGCGTGCCGCATGACATCAAGGGGCAGGGCATCTATGTCTACGTCACCCTCAATGGTGGCGAAGAGCCGAGTGAGGCGCTGCGCCTTGAGTTGAAAAACTGGGTACGTAAGGAAATCGGCCCGATCGCCTCGCCGGATGTCATCCAGTGGGCACCGGGCCTGCCGAAAACCCGCTCGGGCAAAATCATGCGCCGTATCCTGCGCAAGATTGCCACCGGCGAATACGATGGTCTGGGTGATATCTCAACCCTGGCCGATCCGGGAGTGGTGCAGCATTTGATCGAAACCCACAAGAGCATGCAGGGCGCATAA
- a CDS encoding DUF2790 domain-containing protein: MKALLVLALSSVCLTALADEVNTQVPRQQPAVEQYSYSSELDIAKVISMSEIPSVCEVVPAQMVYEDSQGMQHTLEYRVMGNGCSNG; encoded by the coding sequence ATGAAAGCGTTGTTAGTTCTGGCCCTCAGCAGTGTGTGTTTAACCGCCCTGGCTGATGAAGTGAACACTCAAGTTCCCCGCCAGCAACCTGCCGTTGAACAGTATTCTTATTCTTCTGAACTGGATATCGCCAAAGTGATTTCCATGAGCGAGATCCCCAGCGTCTGCGAGGTCGTGCCGGCTCAAATGGTCTACGAAGACTCCCAGGGCATGCAGCACACCCTTGAATACCGCGTGATGGGCAACGGCTGCTCCAACGGCTGA
- a CDS encoding heme utilization protein: MKRSLIMALSLSVLASAAFAADGYDRTHSAGFAEDGYDSTRSAAFAEDGYDSTRSATFAEDGYDSTRSATFAEDGYDSTRSATFAEDGYDSTRSATFAEDGYDSTRSATFAEDGYDRTNGHRLS; this comes from the coding sequence ATGAAACGCTCATTGATAATGGCTTTAAGTTTGTCCGTTCTGGCCAGCGCTGCTTTTGCCGCTGACGGTTATGACCGTACGCATTCGGCGGGTTTTGCCGAAGACGGCTACGACAGCACCCGCTCGGCCGCCTTTGCCGAAGACGGTTACGACAGCACCCGCTCGGCCACCTTTGCCGAAGACGGTTACGACAGCACCCGCTCGGCCACCTTTGCCGAAGACGGTTACGACAGCACCCGCTCGGCCACCTTTGCCGAAGACGGTTACGACAGCACCCGCTCGGCCACCTTTGCCGAAGACGGTTACGACAGCACCCGCTCGGCCACCTTTGCCGAAGACGGTTACGATCGTACCAACGGCCATCGACTCAGCTGA
- a CDS encoding ribonucleotide-diphosphate reductase subunit beta produces MLSWDEFDKEDEGEVAVKGANAGHATEANMDRLDAAGGVAAQEARAVTATDSAAIIRAKAALDDLDVAEGLAELEGASARVAVDEKMMINCRADLNQLVPFKYDWAWQKYLDGCANHWMPQEVNMTADIALWKNPEGLTDDERRIVMRNLGFFSTADSLVANNLVLAVYRLITNPECRQYILRQAFEEAIHTHAYQYCIESLAMDEGEIFNMYHEIPSVAKKATWGLKYTRSISDPKFETGTVETDKELLRNLIAYYCVLEGIFFYCGFTQILSMGRRNKMTGVAEQFQYILRDESMHLNFGIDVINQIKIENPHLWDAEMKEEASQMILQGTQLEIEYARDTMPRGVLGMNAAMMEDYLKFIANRRLSQIGLKEEYPGTTNPFPWMSEIMDLKKEKNFFETRVIEYQTGGALSWD; encoded by the coding sequence ATGCTGAGCTGGGACGAATTCGACAAAGAAGACGAAGGCGAAGTCGCTGTTAAAGGCGCCAACGCTGGCCACGCAACCGAAGCCAACATGGACCGCCTCGACGCCGCCGGCGGTGTTGCCGCGCAGGAAGCACGTGCCGTTACGGCTACAGATTCGGCCGCGATCATTCGCGCCAAGGCTGCTCTGGACGATCTCGACGTCGCTGAAGGTCTGGCCGAACTCGAAGGCGCTTCCGCCCGAGTTGCGGTTGACGAAAAGATGATGATCAACTGCCGTGCCGACCTCAACCAGCTCGTACCGTTCAAGTACGACTGGGCCTGGCAGAAGTACCTGGACGGCTGCGCAAACCACTGGATGCCGCAAGAAGTCAACATGACCGCCGACATCGCCCTCTGGAAAAACCCGGAAGGCCTGACTGACGACGAGCGCCGCATCGTGATGCGCAACCTGGGCTTCTTCTCTACCGCCGACTCCCTGGTTGCCAACAACCTGGTGCTGGCCGTATACCGCCTGATCACCAACCCGGAATGCCGCCAGTACATCCTGCGCCAGGCATTCGAAGAGGCGATCCACACCCACGCCTACCAGTACTGCATCGAATCGCTGGCCATGGATGAAGGCGAGATCTTCAACATGTACCACGAGATCCCGTCGGTCGCTAAAAAAGCCACCTGGGGCCTGAAGTACACCCGTTCGATCTCCGACCCGAAGTTCGAAACCGGCACGGTTGAAACCGACAAAGAGCTGCTGCGCAACCTGATCGCCTACTACTGCGTTCTGGAAGGCATCTTCTTCTACTGCGGCTTCACCCAGATCCTGTCGATGGGTCGTCGCAACAAAATGACCGGTGTCGCCGAGCAGTTCCAGTACATCCTGCGCGACGAATCCATGCACCTGAACTTCGGCATCGACGTGATCAACCAGATCAAAATCGAAAACCCGCACCTGTGGGACGCTGAAATGAAGGAAGAAGCTTCGCAGATGATCCTGCAAGGCACACAGCTGGAAATCGAATACGCTCGCGACACCATGCCGCGCGGCGTACTGGGCATGAACGCCGCGATGATGGAGGACTACCTCAAGTTCATCGCCAACCGTCGCCTGTCGCAAATCGGCCTGAAAGAAGAATACCCGGGCACCACTAACCCGTTCCCATGGATGAGCGAAATCATGGACTTGAAGAAAGAGAAAAACTTCTTCGAAACGCGGGTTATTGAATACCAAACCGGCGGTGCGTTGAGCTGGGATTGA
- a CDS encoding sodium:calcium antiporter, translated as MLLTLVLFFLSAITIYLSCEYFVNGIEWCGRHMNLGATAVGTVLAAFGTALPETAVTFTAVVFGSTPEQKDIGVGAAMGGPLVLATVAYGVVGFALWMNRRKLNRGDSVIRVDHKGLAKDQLAFLAVFVVKVGLGLVAFAIKPWLGILFLATYGLYVWREIVSADTAPEEEELEPLKLRPKNASMGWAGLQTVIALCVIGAASHVFVSQLESIGILFGLSPHMVALLLSPVATELPEIMNALIWVRQGKERLALANISGAMMIQATIPSSLGLFFTPWMLDTPLLIAGAITALAVLMLWLLFRRGNVEAKSLMAIALLYCGFAGYVAWHFMH; from the coding sequence ATGCTCCTGACCTTGGTTCTCTTTTTTCTCTCCGCTATTACCATCTATCTGTCATGCGAATATTTCGTTAACGGTATTGAATGGTGTGGCCGTCACATGAATCTCGGCGCCACAGCTGTAGGCACCGTACTGGCCGCATTTGGTACAGCCCTGCCTGAAACCGCAGTGACGTTTACAGCCGTCGTGTTTGGATCAACCCCCGAGCAGAAAGACATCGGAGTAGGCGCTGCCATGGGCGGCCCGTTGGTTCTCGCGACAGTCGCTTATGGCGTCGTGGGCTTTGCGCTATGGATGAATCGCCGCAAACTGAATCGAGGCGACTCAGTCATTCGCGTGGATCACAAAGGCCTGGCGAAAGATCAGTTGGCGTTTTTGGCTGTGTTCGTCGTAAAAGTAGGCTTGGGTCTCGTAGCCTTTGCCATCAAGCCCTGGCTTGGGATCTTGTTCCTGGCGACCTACGGCCTCTACGTCTGGCGCGAGATCGTCAGCGCGGATACAGCCCCCGAAGAGGAGGAGCTGGAACCCCTCAAGCTGAGGCCGAAAAATGCATCGATGGGCTGGGCCGGGCTACAAACGGTTATAGCGCTCTGCGTGATTGGCGCAGCGTCACATGTATTTGTCTCCCAACTGGAGAGCATAGGCATTCTCTTCGGCCTGTCCCCCCACATGGTCGCGCTGCTGCTTAGCCCCGTAGCGACCGAACTTCCTGAGATCATGAATGCCTTGATCTGGGTTCGCCAGGGCAAAGAGAGACTGGCCTTGGCCAATATTTCTGGAGCGATGATGATCCAGGCGACCATCCCCAGTTCGCTCGGTTTGTTCTTCACTCCGTGGATGTTAGACACCCCTCTGCTGATTGCCGGCGCCATAACGGCACTTGCTGTACTCATGCTCTGGCTACTATTTCGACGCGGCAATGTTGAAGCCAAAAGCTTGATGGCAATCGCTCTCCTGTACTGCGGTTTCGCGGGTTACGTGGCATGGCACTTCATGCATTGA
- a CDS encoding helix-turn-helix domain-containing protein: protein MPHSAMRSTFERIVINQFTPLHCAQAREMLGWSLDCLSEQSGVSVPAIERFEAKEPVRDVTRLALAYSLEAQGLVFFPGFSPGRGGNVRGTTPDPMGREDFALIE from the coding sequence ATGCCTCATTCAGCCATGCGCAGTACGTTTGAACGCATCGTCATTAATCAATTTACCCCGCTGCACTGCGCGCAAGCCCGTGAAATGCTTGGCTGGAGCCTTGATTGCCTGAGTGAGCAGTCCGGAGTTTCAGTTCCCGCGATCGAACGCTTTGAGGCTAAAGAACCCGTGCGCGATGTCACCCGTCTGGCCCTTGCGTACAGCCTGGAAGCTCAAGGGCTGGTGTTCTTTCCCGGGTTTTCGCCCGGTCGCGGAGGCAATGTTCGCGGCACCACGCCAGACCCGATGGGCCGCGAAGACTTTGCCCTGATCGAGTAA
- a CDS encoding MBL fold metallo-hydrolase, translated as MALDSRSAERPKPAERYQGAFRNDGARPSSSLGKTLGIFWKMLFQKPASTRPTGVVPVKSVTREQLDAAPDFSVYRLGHSTLLLKLNGKYWLTDPVYAERASPLQWVGPKRFHAPPISLDELPPLEAVILSHNHYDHLDQKTVLQLAAKTQHFLAPLGVGDLLIKWGVEAGKVQQLEWWQDTHVAGIRFIATPSQHFSGRGLFDHNQTLWASWVMIIDEVRIFFSGDSGYFDGFKLIGEQFGPFDLTLMETGAYNVDWPHVHMQPEHSLQAHIDLNGRWLMPIHNGTFDLAFHAWSEPFDRIVALAEQRNVLITTPQMGEAFNLAQPHKGRAWWLEVQASGQ; from the coding sequence ATGGCACTCGATTCACGCAGTGCTGAGCGGCCTAAACCCGCTGAGCGTTATCAAGGTGCATTTAGAAATGATGGCGCCAGGCCGTCTTCCAGTCTTGGCAAGACCTTGGGTATTTTTTGGAAAATGCTTTTTCAAAAGCCGGCGAGCACACGTCCAACAGGCGTGGTTCCGGTCAAGTCGGTCACCCGTGAACAGTTGGATGCAGCACCGGACTTCAGCGTGTATCGATTAGGCCATTCGACCTTGCTGCTCAAGCTCAATGGCAAGTACTGGCTGACCGATCCGGTCTACGCAGAGCGCGCCTCACCGCTGCAGTGGGTTGGCCCCAAGCGTTTTCATGCACCCCCCATCAGCCTTGATGAGCTTCCACCTTTGGAGGCCGTGATTCTTTCCCATAATCACTACGACCACCTGGACCAAAAAACCGTGTTGCAGCTGGCGGCCAAAACACAGCATTTTTTGGCGCCGCTGGGAGTAGGCGACCTGCTTATCAAGTGGGGAGTCGAGGCCGGCAAAGTCCAGCAACTGGAATGGTGGCAAGACACCCATGTTGCAGGCATTCGTTTTATCGCTACCCCGTCCCAGCACTTCTCAGGCCGGGGCCTGTTTGATCACAACCAGACGCTTTGGGCATCCTGGGTGATGATCATTGACGAAGTTCGAATTTTCTTCAGTGGAGACTCGGGGTACTTCGACGGCTTCAAACTGATCGGTGAGCAGTTTGGGCCATTTGACCTGACTCTGATGGAGACGGGAGCCTACAACGTCGATTGGCCGCATGTGCACATGCAGCCCGAGCACAGCCTGCAAGCTCATATCGACCTCAATGGACGCTGGTTAATGCCGATTCACAACGGGACCTTTGATCTGGCTTTCCATGCCTGGTCCGAGCCGTTTGACCGCATTGTGGCGTTGGCAGAGCAACGCAATGTACTCATTACAACGCCACAAATGGGAGAGGCTTTCAACCTGGCGCAGCCTCACAAGGGGCGTGCCTGGTGGCTTGAGGTGCAAGCTTCAGGTCAATAG
- a CDS encoding diguanylate cyclase, with protein MDNKRGKGLSFARRIYAPRAIGSGFGGLSLIAALHPLDRPMWLWGLLLLNALVWPHLAFQLSSRAAYPYQTERRNILIDSLCGGFWAATIQFNALPTVIIVSMMMMHNVSAAGPRFLLYGVLAQLAGVFISLLIFGAAFTPATTSLQVYACLPVLILYPLSVGMVSYRLAITLAEHKRALSTLSRTDSLTGLLNHGSWKDLLQLSFLQSRESHSPATLALIDIDHFKQINDTYGHIVGDCVLRQLSKELKDSLRAQDLAGRYGGDEFCVILPNRSLHQAQEIMEQLRQVFCNYQHADEPQLQISVSLSIGLASCRPEFQNASTWLNEADKALYVAKNTGRNKISIGAADTLPESVLSRSPE; from the coding sequence ATGGACAATAAAAGAGGCAAAGGGCTGTCGTTTGCCAGGCGCATTTATGCGCCACGAGCCATAGGTTCAGGGTTTGGCGGTCTGAGTTTGATAGCGGCTTTGCACCCTCTCGACAGGCCCATGTGGCTATGGGGGCTGCTGCTGCTCAATGCGCTTGTATGGCCGCACCTTGCATTTCAGCTGTCTTCGCGCGCGGCTTATCCGTATCAAACTGAGCGGCGCAACATCCTGATCGATTCGCTGTGTGGGGGGTTCTGGGCGGCAACCATCCAGTTCAACGCACTGCCAACCGTGATCATTGTGTCCATGATGATGATGCATAACGTCTCGGCCGCAGGGCCCAGGTTTCTCTTGTACGGAGTGCTGGCGCAATTGGCGGGGGTCTTCATTTCGCTCCTGATTTTTGGGGCAGCCTTCACGCCCGCCACCACCAGCCTGCAAGTCTATGCCTGCTTACCGGTGCTGATTCTTTATCCTTTATCTGTAGGCATGGTCAGCTATCGTCTGGCGATAACACTGGCCGAGCATAAACGCGCACTGAGCACCCTCAGCCGCACCGACAGCCTGACCGGGCTGCTCAATCACGGCTCATGGAAAGACCTGCTGCAACTGAGCTTCCTGCAGAGCCGCGAGAGTCATTCACCCGCCACTCTGGCCCTGATTGATATCGACCATTTCAAGCAGATCAATGACACCTATGGGCATATCGTCGGTGACTGTGTATTGCGCCAACTCAGCAAGGAGCTCAAGGACAGCTTGCGCGCTCAGGACCTGGCTGGCCGATATGGCGGCGATGAATTCTGCGTCATCCTGCCCAATCGCTCACTGCATCAGGCCCAGGAGATCATGGAGCAACTGCGCCAGGTATTTTGCAACTACCAACACGCTGACGAGCCCCAGTTGCAGATAAGCGTAAGCCTGAGCATTGGACTGGCCTCCTGCCGACCCGAGTTCCAAAACGCCTCTACCTGGCTGAACGAAGCCGATAAAGCACTGTACGTCGCAAAAAATACTGGCCGTAACAAAATCAGCATCGGGGCCGCAGACACACTTCCTGAGTCAGTTTTGAGCCGCAGCCCGGAGTAG
- a CDS encoding DUF1003 domain-containing protein — protein sequence MAPEKKHTTAKAPSQKVDHLRFHRAYEHLAPTFGSDRFALQAEAFARFFGTPTFLGAQTLIVVIWVCLNLFGVTHFDIYPFILLNLAFSLQAAYAAPLILLAQTRQAARDKAQSDADARHREALAVANSERQAAAAQTTEQIMALLEQNTRLTEMTKQLTERIESLTTEMHQHFVRKAP from the coding sequence ATGGCCCCAGAAAAAAAACACACCACAGCCAAAGCACCCTCACAGAAAGTTGACCACTTGCGCTTTCATCGGGCCTACGAACATTTGGCGCCGACCTTCGGCAGTGACCGTTTCGCCTTGCAGGCAGAAGCCTTTGCCCGCTTTTTTGGCACGCCGACCTTTCTCGGCGCACAAACCCTGATCGTGGTGATCTGGGTGTGCCTGAACCTGTTTGGCGTGACGCACTTTGATATTTACCCGTTCATCCTGCTTAACCTCGCCTTCAGCTTGCAAGCGGCCTATGCCGCCCCGCTGATCCTGCTCGCGCAAACGCGCCAGGCTGCCCGCGACAAAGCCCAGTCCGATGCGGACGCCCGGCACCGTGAAGCACTGGCCGTGGCCAACTCAGAACGGCAAGCCGCCGCGGCTCAAACCACAGAGCAAATCATGGCGCTGCTGGAGCAAAACACCCGACTGACGGAAATGACCAAGCAACTAACCGAGCGGATAGAAAGCCTGACCACAGAAATGCACCAGCATTTTGTCCGCAAAGCGCCCTAG
- a CDS encoding DUF2025 family protein, which yields MRITSQLICQAADLLNGFVGFNRKTGQHIVRFSEDSFGMDVADDNITPTSEFVWQAGAADTMTLKRELIQLLLDQNIDDRLNITEPLRVYMRRQDVPEISAVRRCVN from the coding sequence ATGCGCATCACTTCGCAACTCATCTGCCAGGCCGCCGACCTACTTAACGGCTTTGTTGGTTTCAATCGTAAGACAGGCCAGCACATTGTTCGTTTTAGTGAAGATTCTTTCGGGATGGATGTTGCTGACGACAACATCACGCCCACCAGCGAGTTTGTCTGGCAGGCCGGTGCCGCAGACACCATGACCCTCAAGCGCGAGTTGATCCAGTTGCTGCTGGATCAAAATATCGATGACCGCCTGAACATTACCGAACCCTTGCGCGTGTACATGCGGCGTCAGGACGTGCCTGAAATTTCGGCTGTGCGTCGCTGCGTCAACTAG
- a CDS encoding glycerophosphodiester phosphodiesterase, giving the protein MPDTFGKSVLLLSLLLGMSGAQAASEAKLANAHGIPHPAVIAHRGASFDAPESTAAAYTLARDLGADYLEMDLQRSKDGVLFALHDNSLLRTTDVAKKFPERKNSPASAFTLAELKTLDAGSWFNQTYPDRARPSYVGLPILTLDEIIDIAQANPQHKPGLYIETKEPGQFPGIEHDLKNKLSERGWLEPVAGLNGQPQVGQGKGRVILQTFEKNSLGLLQKEMPDTPKILLLWVGEGAITPNTPLSFADSGEKDKAAYYARLQPKDQAAFMQWIDFAKANGAMGTGPSAALADGGDQSYFDLIKPWMNKATHDKGMLVHVYTLDEPVDFKKAMEAGVDGIFTNRASELLKYYQRPASHTVPQLLESNGY; this is encoded by the coding sequence ATGCCTGACACCTTTGGCAAAAGCGTTTTGCTATTGAGCCTGCTTCTGGGCATGAGCGGCGCGCAGGCCGCCAGCGAGGCGAAACTGGCCAATGCCCATGGCATCCCTCACCCGGCAGTCATTGCCCATCGCGGCGCATCCTTCGACGCCCCGGAGTCAACGGCAGCCGCCTACACCCTGGCCCGTGACCTGGGCGCCGACTATCTGGAAATGGACCTGCAGCGCAGCAAGGACGGTGTTCTGTTTGCGCTGCACGACAACAGCCTGTTGCGCACCACCGACGTGGCCAAAAAATTCCCGGAGCGCAAGAACAGCCCCGCCAGCGCCTTCACCCTGGCCGAGCTGAAAACCCTGGATGCCGGCAGCTGGTTCAACCAGACGTACCCGGATCGTGCACGGCCGTCCTACGTTGGGCTGCCGATTCTGACCCTGGATGAAATCATCGACATCGCCCAGGCCAACCCGCAGCACAAACCCGGCCTGTATATCGAAACCAAAGAACCCGGGCAGTTTCCCGGCATCGAACACGACCTGAAAAACAAACTGAGCGAGCGCGGCTGGCTTGAGCCTGTGGCCGGGCTGAACGGACAGCCGCAGGTGGGCCAGGGCAAGGGCCGGGTCATCTTGCAGACCTTTGAGAAAAACAGCCTTGGGCTGCTGCAAAAAGAAATGCCCGACACGCCGAAAATCCTGCTGTTGTGGGTCGGTGAAGGCGCTATAACGCCAAATACCCCACTCAGTTTTGCCGACTCGGGCGAGAAGGACAAAGCCGCCTACTACGCGAGGCTTCAGCCCAAGGACCAGGCCGCGTTCATGCAATGGATCGACTTTGCCAAGGCCAACGGCGCCATGGGTACAGGCCCTTCGGCAGCCTTGGCCGACGGCGGCGACCAGAGCTATTTCGACCTGATCAAGCCATGGATGAACAAGGCAACCCACGACAAGGGCATGCTGGTGCACGTCTACACCCTGGACGAACCGGTGGACTTCAAGAAGGCAATGGAGGCTGGCGTCGACGGCATTTTCACTAACCGCGCCAGCGAACTGCTCAAGTACTACCAGCGCCCGGCGTCACACACGGTCCCCCAACTGCTGGAGAGCAACGGTTATTAA
- a CDS encoding PepSY domain-containing protein has protein sequence MKALNLVFATVALTLTAGLAQADVRPDHIPDLLKSGEITSFEKLNQAALAKHPGATILDTELDHSYGKLVYEVELRDTKGVKWDVGIDAKTAEVLQDKQDT, from the coding sequence ATGAAAGCACTTAATCTTGTATTCGCCACTGTTGCCCTGACACTGACTGCTGGCCTGGCCCAGGCTGATGTTCGCCCTGACCATATTCCAGACCTGCTCAAATCAGGTGAAATCACTTCATTTGAAAAGTTGAATCAAGCCGCGCTGGCCAAACACCCTGGCGCAACCATTCTCGACACCGAGCTTGATCACTCCTACGGCAAACTGGTTTATGAAGTTGAATTGCGTGACACCAAAGGCGTCAAGTGGGATGTCGGTATCGACGCTAAAACTGCCGAAGTCCTGCAGGACAAACAAGATACTTAA